A genomic region of Methanosarcina thermophila TM-1 contains the following coding sequences:
- a CDS encoding DUF1616 domain-containing protein, whose translation MKHIALAHNETWEKPVIFTPAFVGENMKLEFLLFNGIEKTVPYRDLSLDRCKYNIKMMS comes from the coding sequence GTGAAGCATATTGCCCTTGCCCATAATGAGACCTGGGAAAAACCAGTTATTTTTACACCTGCGTTTGTGGGAGAAAATATGAAGCTTGAGTTCTTGCTCTTTAATGGGATTGAGAAAACTGTGCCTTATAGGGATCTTTCTCTGGATAGATGTAAATACAACATAAAAATGATGTCTTAA
- a CDS encoding SDR family NAD(P)-dependent oxidoreductase, with amino-acid sequence MKVLVTGGAGFIGSHIAEYFAEEGHTVRILDNLATGYIKNIPQNKNIEFIQGDICDFSLVEKAVSGIDYVFHEAALVSVPLSCERPAEAFRINTLGTLNVLKACVKANVNKFVTASSAAVYGNNPVLPKREDMYPEPASPYAISKLDGEYLARMFYENHGLRTTCLRYFNVYGPRQDPRSPYAAVIPIFLDRAKAGKDLIIYGDGLQSRDFVHVKDVVRANVAALEHGDGQVFNVAMGKSVTILELAENIIKLTGSSSKIVHAAPRAGDVKDSRADVSKISSWWKGEIELQDGLKSLI; translated from the coding sequence ATGAAAGTACTGGTCACAGGAGGAGCAGGTTTTATAGGCTCCCATATAGCTGAATATTTTGCGGAAGAAGGACACACTGTCAGGATTCTGGATAACCTTGCCACAGGTTACATTAAAAATATCCCGCAGAATAAAAATATCGAATTCATTCAGGGAGATATCTGCGACTTCTCCTTAGTCGAAAAGGCAGTCTCAGGCATTGACTATGTCTTTCATGAAGCTGCCCTTGTATCTGTACCTTTAAGCTGTGAAAGACCTGCTGAGGCTTTCCGGATTAATACTCTTGGAACCCTTAACGTACTGAAGGCTTGCGTTAAAGCTAATGTCAATAAATTTGTGACAGCTTCTTCTGCTGCCGTTTATGGAAATAACCCAGTCCTTCCAAAACGCGAGGATATGTATCCTGAACCGGCTTCACCTTACGCTATATCTAAACTTGATGGGGAGTATCTGGCAAGGATGTTCTACGAGAATCACGGGCTGCGCACTACTTGCCTGCGTTATTTCAATGTTTATGGTCCCCGCCAAGACCCACGATCTCCATATGCGGCTGTTATCCCAATTTTCCTTGACAGGGCAAAAGCAGGGAAGGATCTTATTATTTACGGAGATGGACTTCAGAGCCGGGATTTTGTGCATGTTAAAGATGTAGTCAGGGCAAACGTTGCAGCTCTTGAGCATGGGGATGGTCAGGTTTTTAATGTAGCTATGGGAAAAAGCGTAACCATTCTAGAGCTTGCGGAAAATATTATTAAGTTAACTGGCTCTTCCAGCAAGATAGTGCATGCCGCCCCACGAGCAGGCGATGTTAAAGATTCAAGAGCAGATGTCTCAAAGATCTCCAGCTGGTGGAAAGGAGAGATTGAACTGCAGGACGGATTAAAAAGTCTGATTTAA
- a CDS encoding DUF1616 domain-containing protein has protein sequence MPRNSVGLPFMLFLPGYALTVPLFLTKYGFDMIEWMALSFGLSIAVVPLIGLCLNYIPWGITPFQYL, from the coding sequence ATGCCCCGCAATTCGGTAGGACTACCTTTTATGCTTTTCCTGCCAGGATACGCTTTGACTGTACCCCTCTTTCTTACAAAATACGGCTTTGATATGATAGAATGGATGGCTCTCTCTTTCGGCTTAAGTATTGCGGTTGTGCCTCTAATAGGTCTTTGTCTTAACTATATTCCTTGGGGCATCACACCCTTCCAATACTTGTAA
- a CDS encoding CPBP family intramembrane glutamic endopeptidase: MGIAVIVHIGGLIALSLSNIYVNDPEIQKIHQALMLLPILRLINLSMPIFFDTTLYTFVFIYGVLAIPVAVIIISQKHSLEQIGISMKNIGVYMVLSVPLSFILGFGEYLTIKAEYIIPDLSFENLLRLTIIMVFFVGLIEELIFRSILQTRLAQALSIGESLLITSLLFGLMHSGYGTCYEILYTSFVGFLLGIIFYKTKSLPFITVLHGFINVFLFGIIPHYMSSWTGL; the protein is encoded by the coding sequence GTGGGAATCGCTGTTATAGTGCACATTGGGGGTTTGATTGCACTTTCTCTTTCTAATATATATGTAAATGATCCTGAAATTCAGAAAATCCACCAGGCTCTGATGCTTCTTCCTATCCTGAGACTGATAAATCTCTCAATGCCCATTTTTTTTGATACAACCCTTTATACCTTCGTTTTTATCTACGGCGTCTTGGCAATACCAGTCGCAGTTATAATAATCTCTCAGAAGCACTCACTTGAGCAGATAGGAATTTCGATGAAGAATATAGGGGTGTATATGGTTCTTTCGGTTCCACTGAGTTTTATTCTCGGTTTTGGAGAATATCTAACCATAAAGGCAGAGTACATAATCCCCGATCTCTCTTTCGAAAATCTACTTAGACTTACAATTATTATGGTTTTCTTTGTTGGTTTAATTGAGGAGCTTATCTTCAGGTCAATCCTCCAGACAAGGCTCGCACAGGCACTAAGTATTGGTGAGTCATTATTAATTACAAGTCTCCTGTTTGGACTTATGCACTCAGGGTATGGAACCTGTTATGAGATCCTCTATACATCTTTTGTAGGTTTTTTATTGGGCATTATATTCTACAAAACGAAAAGCTTGCCCTTTATTACCGTCCTGCACGGCTTTATTAATGTCTTCCTTTTCGGTATTATTCCACATTATATGAGTAGTTGGACAGGCTTATGA
- a CDS encoding glycosyltransferase family 2 protein: MGNELLIGKSETQTNKYQEKTYSKGTASKNITVILPAYNEEVSIGSIVLLTRFYADNVIVVDDGSSDRTAEVARKAGAEVIVHKVNQGKGAALKTGFTAAVSLGADVIVTMDSDGQHNPADIPKLVEPILKGEADMVNGSRYLNGLDKNTPVYRRVGQKILDRVTNLNSGLKITDSQSGFRAFAASTKDVFRFNAQGMAIESEMLADAGKSGLRIKEVEIGVRYDVDCSTLSPIKHGFSVLVLVLKDIKFNNPLYYFTVPGISLGIGGLYMCTHFLRIYLLGGNLQFVPTMLMILFIIVGIFMALTGILLHSVAGLENEAKTA, encoded by the coding sequence ATGGGCAATGAACTGCTTATAGGAAAAAGCGAGACGCAAACAAATAAATACCAAGAAAAGACGTACAGTAAAGGCACAGCTTCCAAAAATATCACAGTTATCCTTCCTGCCTACAATGAAGAAGTTTCTATTGGTAGCATAGTTCTCCTTACCAGGTTCTATGCAGACAACGTAATTGTTGTTGACGATGGAAGCTCGGATCGGACAGCTGAAGTTGCCAGGAAAGCCGGAGCTGAAGTGATAGTCCATAAAGTTAATCAGGGAAAAGGTGCAGCATTAAAAACTGGCTTTACAGCTGCAGTCTCTCTTGGTGCCGATGTAATCGTGACAATGGACTCCGATGGTCAGCATAACCCGGCTGATATCCCGAAACTGGTTGAACCTATTCTCAAAGGTGAAGCCGATATGGTTAACGGCAGCCGCTACCTCAACGGCCTGGATAAAAATACTCCGGTGTACCGCCGTGTTGGGCAGAAAATTCTGGATAGGGTTACCAATCTGAACTCAGGTCTCAAAATTACTGATTCTCAGAGTGGGTTTCGTGCCTTTGCAGCATCTACAAAAGATGTCTTCCGTTTCAATGCCCAGGGCATGGCGATAGAAAGTGAAATGCTGGCAGATGCAGGAAAATCCGGTCTCCGTATAAAAGAAGTCGAAATTGGAGTCCGTTACGATGTTGATTGCTCAACTTTGAGCCCGATTAAGCACGGCTTTAGCGTTCTCGTTCTGGTTTTAAAAGATATAAAGTTCAACAACCCCCTTTACTACTTCACGGTCCCTGGTATTTCTCTTGGAATCGGAGGACTTTATATGTGCACTCACTTCTTAAGAATTTATCTTCTGGGAGGAAATCTTCAATTTGTACCTACAATGCTCATGATTCTGTTCATCATTGTAGGAATTTTCATGGCTTTGACAGGCATCTTGCTGCATAGTGTAGCTGGACTGGAGAATGAAGCAAAAACAGCATGA
- a CDS encoding CPBP family intramembrane glutamic endopeptidase, with protein sequence MATPEFSPSELKARKISPTELGKMLKIQTEDKIGFLKKIFYTGVPITAIILIELLIFGGRLKGASIAYTFLLLALSFSIAVTENYLVRKIYQALLILTIFRLINFSMPIFFEKNLYSFIFIYVPLAIPLTIAATHQKIVYENNRDTLKKLWIYLPLSVLAGFAFAQAEYILIGARALIPDLSSANLLALIVIMVFIVALIEELMFRAILQTSLEEFLGPAGGIILASLLFGMMHSTYGTPFEMIYTFFVGGFLGYLFYKTRSLPLVVMIHGSINVFLFGIIPHVGPGLGLT encoded by the coding sequence ATGGCGACTCCTGAATTTTCGCCTTCGGAGTTGAAAGCAAGAAAAATCTCTCCGACGGAACTTGGGAAGATGCTTAAAATACAAACTGAAGATAAAATAGGATTTCTGAAAAAGATATTCTATACAGGAGTCCCTATAACTGCAATTATTCTCATCGAATTGTTAATTTTTGGTGGACGATTGAAAGGAGCTTCAATAGCTTATACTTTTTTGCTGCTTGCACTCTCATTTTCAATAGCCGTTACTGAAAATTATCTGGTAAGGAAAATTTACCAGGCTCTTTTGATTCTAACAATTTTCCGATTGATAAACTTCTCTATGCCAATTTTTTTTGAGAAAAATCTTTACTCGTTTATATTTATCTATGTACCTCTGGCAATTCCACTAACTATTGCTGCTACTCATCAAAAAATTGTATATGAAAATAATAGAGATACATTGAAAAAGTTATGGATTTATCTTCCTCTGTCTGTCCTTGCAGGCTTTGCCTTTGCGCAAGCAGAATATATACTTATAGGGGCAAGAGCACTTATTCCAGATCTCTCATCTGCAAACTTGCTCGCACTAATAGTCATAATGGTCTTCATTGTGGCATTGATAGAAGAACTAATGTTCAGGGCAATTCTCCAGACAAGCCTGGAGGAATTCCTAGGACCAGCTGGGGGGATCATCCTTGCAAGCCTCCTTTTCGGAATGATGCATTCCACTTATGGTACCCCCTTTGAGATGATATATACCTTTTTTGTAGGAGGTTTTTTAGGATACCTGTTTTATAAAACCCGAAGTCTTCCCTTAGTTGTAATGATTCACGGCTCGATAAATGTGTTTTTGTTTGGAATAATTCCTCATGTGGGTCCGGGACTTGGATTAACGTAA
- a CDS encoding glycosyltransferase family 2 protein, producing MNNQLSKVNCIQTTVDKKIKCNAGSGSKNITVILPAYNEEDSIGSIVLLTKLYSDNVIVVDDASSDRTAEIAKNAGAEVIVHQANRGRDIALDTGFKAAINLGADVIVTMSSNGHHNPADIPKLVDPIIKGHADIVNGSLYLNSPDKPTQIYHRVGQNILGKFTNKNLYKTKDSQTIFRAFSVSAINAAHLDSQSMTVDNWMLADAGKSNLRIKEVEIGAHRNFGDQVKDPIKYILGVLKTVLMDIENNKPLYLYSVPGFALATCGFYMGLRFLEATLLGIGSLHFWPLSLMVFLSIAGVYMTMRGILMHSFVEVTAQTESV from the coding sequence ATGAATAATCAATTATCTAAGGTCAATTGCATTCAGACAACAGTAGACAAAAAAATAAAATGTAATGCAGGAAGCGGCTCTAAAAATATCACCGTAATCCTTCCTGCTTATAATGAAGAAGATTCTATCGGAAGTATTGTTCTTCTCACGAAGCTCTATAGTGATAATGTTATTGTAGTTGATGATGCAAGCTCGGATCGGACAGCTGAAATAGCAAAAAATGCAGGGGCTGAAGTAATCGTACATCAGGCAAACAGAGGTCGAGATATAGCTCTTGATACTGGTTTTAAAGCCGCAATTAACCTTGGCGCTGATGTAATTGTGACAATGAGCTCTAACGGGCATCATAATCCTGCGGACATCCCCAAGCTTGTTGACCCGATTATTAAAGGTCATGCAGACATAGTTAACGGTAGCCTGTACCTGAACAGCCCGGATAAACCCACTCAAATTTACCACCGTGTAGGGCAGAACATCTTGGGTAAGTTTACTAACAAAAATCTGTACAAGACCAAAGATTCTCAGACCATTTTTCGGGCTTTTTCAGTTTCTGCAATAAACGCTGCTCATCTTGATTCCCAGAGCATGACTGTAGATAACTGGATGCTTGCAGATGCAGGAAAATCCAACCTCCGCATAAAAGAAGTCGAAATCGGTGCACATCGTAACTTCGGAGACCAGGTTAAAGATCCGATTAAATACATTCTTGGAGTTCTGAAAACTGTACTGATGGATATAGAGAACAATAAACCGCTTTACTTATACTCAGTGCCAGGATTTGCCCTTGCCACTTGCGGTTTTTATATGGGTTTGAGATTTCTTGAAGCCACTCTCCTTGGAATCGGAAGTCTACATTTCTGGCCGCTGTCTCTAATGGTTTTTCTATCAATTGCTGGAGTTTACATGACAATGAGGGGGATTTTGATGCATTCCTTTGTGGAGGTAACCGCGCAAACGGAGTCTGTATGA
- a CDS encoding TIGR04279 domain-containing protein, translating into MRKSLLIVALGILILTSTTATAGNNEKSVVPIESINFIDSNNEKSVVPIGSINFTDRVVYVLDHTSNPTQGNWIIMGNPFAESRIQLPHPIKITYEGPKHIEFGGASGTLYKDRDGKFTVNYPSAYVYRTIPIYQPGEDAVMFFFGEAGLKGNVEIFLIKVTPDTVFEILDAFREKDIRNLNKLFNSSVDGNYKKYSAVLGKNGDLLNYNLGPLDAGQYVIVMTQENEDDSLTVISTTAFMVSKYKLLVSTPGSIVNVADLDISIPVVITNEENLDLRMNLVNAPDKSNCTYGAVLINEHAYKAKIEVNTNGTRSGTSVIVNGVDVIEEFGINSSNYKSKLTKNELQKEIQTLIGGGNGSIAIGDKGEKALSLTTLDLPPGDYLLFVGAYCPGEGLVGLTQLKVLIIPGSDHHIPGGDHGPHGPGGDHGPGGDDSGDDGGSGDDDCSDDDGSGGDDSGDDDSGGDGSGDDDSGGDGSGDDDSGDDDSGGDGSGDDDSGSSGSSGRGGSSGRGSSPESSKNIKAKELCQQFISKGKTIRFEFTKRNTCINYIEFKAKKTAGKTTAIAEELKGKSSLTPNEPEGEIYKYVNIWIGNSGFANSKNIENATIGFKVSKDWIDENYINADSLVLQHFNNKKWNFLPTEKIDEDEKYVYYEAKTPSFSPFAITAKKNMVVIDEKDEDQVYSGGTPQNEVKATNETGTAPQENINKTILKIATFFAGLAIVLIIGAIIMRKKQPEQ; encoded by the coding sequence TTGAGAAAGAGTCTATTGATAGTTGCACTAGGAATACTCATATTAACCTCTACAACAGCAACTGCTGGTAATAATGAAAAGAGTGTTGTCCCTATTGAAAGTATAAACTTTATAGATAGTAATAATGAAAAGAGTGTTGTCCCTATTGGAAGTATAAACTTTACAGACAGAGTTGTTTATGTCTTGGATCATACCAGCAACCCGACACAAGGAAACTGGATTATAATGGGAAACCCGTTTGCAGAGTCAAGAATCCAGCTTCCCCATCCGATAAAAATCACATACGAGGGACCGAAACATATTGAGTTTGGGGGAGCTTCTGGAACCTTGTATAAAGACAGAGATGGAAAATTCACTGTAAACTACCCGTCAGCTTATGTCTATAGAACCATTCCCATTTACCAGCCGGGAGAAGATGCAGTGATGTTTTTCTTTGGGGAAGCCGGTTTAAAAGGAAATGTGGAGATATTCCTTATAAAAGTAACCCCGGACACAGTATTCGAGATCCTTGATGCCTTTAGAGAAAAAGATATAAGGAACCTAAATAAGCTCTTTAACAGCAGTGTAGACGGGAATTATAAAAAATATTCCGCTGTGCTCGGAAAGAATGGAGATTTGCTAAATTATAATTTAGGGCCGCTTGATGCTGGACAGTATGTTATAGTCATGACTCAGGAAAATGAAGACGACAGCTTGACAGTCATCTCCACAACAGCCTTTATGGTCTCAAAATACAAGTTACTCGTTTCAACTCCAGGGAGCATAGTAAATGTAGCAGACCTAGACATAAGCATTCCCGTAGTAATAACAAATGAGGAAAATTTGGATCTAAGAATGAATCTTGTGAATGCTCCCGATAAAAGTAATTGTACTTATGGAGCAGTACTGATCAATGAGCATGCATATAAGGCAAAAATTGAGGTCAATACTAATGGAACAAGAAGCGGCACATCAGTAATAGTAAATGGTGTGGACGTCATTGAAGAGTTTGGCATAAACTCCTCAAATTATAAGTCAAAGCTAACTAAAAACGAGCTTCAGAAAGAAATCCAAACCCTGATAGGGGGAGGAAATGGTTCCATAGCAATAGGAGATAAAGGCGAGAAAGCATTATCACTTACCACTCTTGATTTACCTCCAGGTGACTATTTGCTCTTTGTGGGAGCATATTGTCCGGGAGAAGGGCTTGTAGGGCTTACTCAGCTCAAAGTTTTGATTATACCAGGAAGCGATCATCACATACCGGGAGGAGATCATGGACCTCATGGACCTGGAGGAGATCATGGACCTGGAGGTGATGACTCTGGAGATGATGGCGGGTCTGGAGACGATGATTGTTCAGATGATGACGGGTCAGGAGGCGACGATTCTGGAGATGACGACTCTGGAGGTGATGGCTCTGGAGATGACGACTCTGGAGGTGATGGCTCTGGAGATGACGACTCTGGAGATGATGACTCTGGAGGTGATGGCTCTGGAGATGATGATTCCGGAAGTAGTGGTAGCTCTGGACGCGGTGGTAGCTCTGGACGCGGTAGCTCTCCAGAATCTTCCAAGAACATCAAAGCAAAAGAGCTCTGTCAGCAGTTTATTTCAAAAGGTAAGACTATAAGGTTTGAGTTCACAAAGAGAAACACCTGTATTAACTACATAGAGTTCAAGGCAAAGAAAACTGCTGGGAAAACTACAGCAATTGCTGAGGAGTTAAAAGGAAAGTCCAGTCTAACTCCAAATGAACCCGAGGGAGAAATTTATAAATACGTGAATATTTGGATCGGAAACAGTGGCTTTGCAAACTCGAAAAACATTGAAAATGCCACCATAGGTTTTAAAGTAAGTAAGGATTGGATTGATGAAAACTACATTAACGCAGACTCATTAGTCCTTCAACACTTCAACAACAAAAAGTGGAATTTCCTCCCGACCGAAAAGATAGATGAAGATGAAAAATATGTTTACTATGAAGCTAAAACTCCCAGTTTCTCCCCGTTTGCAATCACAGCCAAGAAGAATATGGTAGTGATTGATGAGAAAGATGAAGACCAAGTATATTCCGGAGGAACACCACAGAATGAAGTAAAGGCAACAAATGAGACTGGTACAGCTCCTCAAGAAAATATAAACAAAACGATTTTGAAAATTGCAACCTTTTTTGCAGGGTTAGCTATAGTCCTCATTATAGGCGCGATTATTATGAGGAAAAAGCAACCAGAACAATGA
- a CDS encoding polysaccharide deacetylase family protein: MIETLKQNEELWNLFTKKEEYNLYFSDQYDRFPYYLSGQRNVFDPNVSRFLVEKGLCPEYPDGRKFAVCLTHDIDVVYPEKLYPIIGTAKAFARGNFRDAIKAPFSRINKRCNPCWNFREIMELEAKYNAKSSFYFMALRPGEQDFNYEIEDLEAELKYISSHGWEVGLHGGHESYKNFGDILEKKQRLERVLGKQIIGYRNHFLRFRVPDTWELLSKANFKYDTTFGYADCAGFRNGMCHPFRPYNINTGKQIDILELPLIVMDRTLLRSYMRLNVKQAWELIKSLVDKVEQCNGVITVLWHNNTNIEGESLKYYEKFLKYVSGKNAWIASGEEIYNWWSTNVEPKYWEVCP, from the coding sequence ATGATCGAGACACTAAAACAAAACGAGGAGTTGTGGAATCTATTTACCAAAAAAGAAGAATATAACCTGTACTTCTCTGACCAGTACGATAGATTTCCTTACTATTTAAGCGGTCAAAGGAACGTTTTTGACCCAAATGTTTCCAGATTTCTTGTAGAAAAGGGTTTATGTCCTGAATATCCGGATGGTAGAAAGTTTGCAGTTTGCCTTACTCATGATATTGATGTAGTATATCCGGAGAAACTCTACCCCATAATTGGGACTGCCAAGGCATTTGCTAGAGGGAACTTTAGAGATGCTATAAAAGCACCTTTTTCCAGAATTAATAAGAGATGTAATCCCTGCTGGAACTTTAGAGAAATAATGGAGCTGGAGGCAAAATACAACGCTAAATCCAGCTTTTATTTTATGGCACTGCGCCCTGGAGAACAGGATTTCAATTATGAGATTGAGGATCTCGAAGCCGAATTAAAGTACATATCTTCCCACGGATGGGAAGTAGGCTTGCATGGGGGGCATGAATCTTATAAGAATTTTGGGGACATATTAGAAAAAAAACAGAGGCTTGAGAGGGTTCTTGGCAAGCAAATTATAGGGTACAGAAATCATTTCTTAAGATTCAGAGTGCCTGATACATGGGAACTGTTGAGTAAAGCCAATTTTAAGTATGATACAACATTCGGATATGCAGATTGCGCAGGTTTTAGAAATGGGATGTGCCATCCCTTCAGGCCTTATAACATAAATACCGGAAAACAAATCGATATCCTTGAGCTTCCTCTAATAGTTATGGATCGAACTTTATTAAGAAGCTACATGCGACTTAATGTCAAGCAGGCCTGGGAACTCATAAAAAGCCTTGTTGATAAGGTTGAGCAGTGTAATGGCGTAATTACGGTTCTGTGGCATAATAATACAAACATTGAGGGAGAAAGCCTCAAATATTACGAAAAATTCCTCAAATATGTTTCTGGCAAAAATGCCTGGATTGCAAGTGGAGAAGAAATATACAACTGGTGGTCAACTAATGTTGAACCGAAATACTGGGAAGTATGTCCATAA
- a CDS encoding DUF1616 domain-containing protein translates to MAGNRKFPMDLLIVAGFVFITNVFVLVPALSDSFLRTYMGIFLVLFLPGYALAGAIFPAKNDLEGIERVAISLGLNIAVVPIIGFILNYSAWGIRETPLLIGLSIFTLLMCAVAYYRRRLLPETEAFGISFKTCFFNMKANVLEKPESKADKIIALILILSILASMGSLAYIIGHPKEGEPFTEFYVLGTNGTTADYPTEFVQGEKGTVIIGIRNHEYRPVDYTMEVRLENRSLPIPENQKSVSLEHNMSWEEPITFTPLFEGENMKLEFLLFKETEKAVPYRSLHLWINVTEEA, encoded by the coding sequence ATGGCCGGAAATAGAAAATTTCCCATGGACCTTTTAATCGTTGCAGGTTTTGTATTTATTACTAACGTTTTCGTACTTGTGCCTGCACTTAGCGATAGTTTCCTGCGAACGTACATGGGAATCTTTCTGGTGCTATTTTTGCCTGGCTATGCCCTCGCTGGAGCTATTTTCCCAGCTAAAAATGATCTTGAAGGGATTGAAAGAGTTGCAATCTCTTTAGGATTGAATATTGCAGTCGTCCCTATAATAGGATTTATCCTGAATTATTCCGCCTGGGGAATCAGGGAGACTCCTTTACTGATAGGACTTTCAATTTTTACTCTCCTGATGTGTGCAGTTGCATATTACAGAAGGAGATTGCTGCCTGAAACTGAAGCTTTTGGAATTTCATTCAAAACATGTTTCTTTAATATGAAAGCCAATGTACTTGAAAAACCTGAATCAAAAGCTGACAAGATTATTGCGCTTATTTTAATCCTTTCTATTCTGGCATCTATGGGAAGCCTCGCCTACATAATAGGACACCCTAAAGAAGGAGAACCATTTACGGAGTTTTATGTTCTTGGAACCAACGGGACAACCGCGGATTATCCCACAGAATTTGTACAGGGGGAGAAAGGAACAGTTATCATAGGAATAAGAAACCATGAATATAGACCTGTAGATTATACAATGGAAGTAAGGCTTGAAAATCGGTCTCTACCTATTCCAGAAAATCAAAAATCTGTAAGTCTTGAGCATAATATGTCCTGGGAAGAGCCGATTACTTTTACACCGCTTTTTGAAGGAGAGAACATGAAGCTAGAGTTTCTGCTCTTTAAAGAAACTGAAAAAGCAGTACCCTACAGAAGTCTTCATCTCTGGATCAATGTTACTGAGGAGGCCTGA
- a CDS encoding lipopolysaccharide biosynthesis protein, translating into MEISSKGNFFKVLDMDETTADAAEKGLGNRKKESFALDVLTLAGGTTFAQILMILSAPVLTRLYGPDDFGIWALYISITSIISVIACMRYEYSIMLPESDEEAVNLLVLSFLAVLFISGLTFLAIWYLKEPIVNVLNFQQIGDYLWFVPPFIFVNGLFLALNNWNSRTKLFKRLSLSKVFSSVSSTTTQVGLGLIEKIGAGGLITGSVVGQSIATFVLGGQIWRDDKKLIVKSLNWKKVYEGFKKYRKFSLLDSWAALMNSVSWQLPAFLLAAFFTPAVVGFYSLGFRLLQLPMSFIGSSISQVFFQRASRALSEGTLPSLVENVFRMLVIIGMFPILILTIVGSDVFTVIFGKAWAEAGVYTQILSLWAFIWFISSPLTTIYVVVEKHHFGFHYNFFNLITRLLSLTIGGLLGNARLALTLFSISGVLVYGYLCLKMMSYSGVKISRALKILFSNFTLFIPAGATLIALKIVEINQILLVIISAATIGIYYLYILKTDAQIKKIVREFRM; encoded by the coding sequence ATGGAGATCAGCTCTAAAGGAAACTTTTTTAAGGTACTGGATATGGATGAGACAACAGCGGATGCAGCAGAAAAAGGATTGGGTAACCGCAAGAAGGAAAGCTTTGCTCTCGATGTGCTAACGCTTGCGGGCGGGACAACCTTTGCTCAAATCCTTATGATTCTATCTGCTCCTGTATTGACCCGCTTATATGGGCCCGATGATTTTGGGATCTGGGCTCTATACATCTCTATTACTAGCATTATCAGTGTCATTGCATGCATGAGGTACGAGTATTCTATAATGCTGCCTGAATCGGACGAAGAAGCTGTAAACCTGTTAGTATTGAGTTTTCTAGCAGTATTGTTTATAAGTGGTTTAACATTTTTAGCCATATGGTATCTCAAAGAACCTATAGTTAATGTCCTGAATTTTCAGCAAATAGGAGATTATCTCTGGTTTGTGCCTCCGTTCATTTTTGTAAACGGGCTATTTCTTGCACTGAATAACTGGAATTCAAGAACAAAACTCTTCAAGAGACTTTCCCTTTCAAAAGTTTTCAGTTCGGTTTCGAGTACTACAACGCAGGTAGGGCTTGGGCTTATAGAGAAAATCGGTGCAGGCGGATTGATAACTGGAAGCGTTGTAGGTCAGTCTATTGCAACATTTGTACTTGGAGGACAGATCTGGAGAGATGACAAGAAACTGATTGTGAAGAGCCTGAACTGGAAAAAAGTCTATGAGGGGTTCAAGAAATACCGCAAATTCTCGCTTTTAGACTCCTGGGCTGCTCTTATGAACTCGGTCTCCTGGCAGCTTCCTGCCTTCCTTCTTGCAGCATTTTTTACGCCTGCAGTAGTAGGTTTTTATTCTCTTGGCTTTCGTCTCCTGCAGCTGCCAATGAGTTTCATAGGAAGCTCAATTTCACAGGTTTTTTTCCAGCGAGCTTCAAGAGCCTTATCCGAGGGTACTCTTCCCTCCCTTGTTGAAAATGTGTTCAGAATGCTCGTAATTATAGGCATGTTCCCAATACTGATTCTGACAATTGTCGGTAGCGATGTTTTTACGGTTATTTTTGGGAAAGCCTGGGCAGAAGCAGGGGTTTACACCCAGATCCTCAGTCTGTGGGCTTTTATATGGTTTATTTCGTCCCCATTAACTACTATATATGTAGTAGTAGAGAAACATCATTTCGGTTTTCATTATAATTTTTTCAACCTTATCACACGCCTGCTTTCCCTTACGATTGGCGGGCTGCTTGGAAACGCACGTCTAGCACTTACCCTTTTCTCAATTTCAGGAGTCCTGGTATACGGTTATCTTTGCCTGAAGATGATGTCTTATTCCGGCGTAAAGATCTCGAGAGCCTTGAAAATTTTATTTTCAAATTTCACTCTCTTTATTCCTGCAGGAGCTACCCTTATTGCTCTGAAGATCGTAGAAATAAATCAGATTCTGCTTGTTATAATTTCCGCTGCAACTATTGGGATTTACTACCTGTATATTTTAAAAACTGATGCGCAGATAAAAAAGATAGTGAGAGAGTTTAGGATGTGA